One region of Salvia miltiorrhiza cultivar Shanhuang (shh) chromosome 3, IMPLAD_Smil_shh, whole genome shotgun sequence genomic DNA includes:
- the LOC131018257 gene encoding probable LRR receptor-like serine/threonine-protein kinase At3g47570: MKAIYLSSCSVYKGILNNGKDIVVKVFNMQLEGISRIFDVECEILRSIRHRNPISVISCCSNEEFEALVLEYMPKGNLEKWLYSHNYCLNMMERLNIMIDVAFALEYLHHGYSMPIVHSDLKPSNVLLNEDMVAHVSDFGIAKLLCDGDSSVLTNTLATLEYGLEGLVSTRCDVYSYGVMLIETFTRKRPSDDMFCGDMSLQRWVELSLSETPDEVIDANLVMNLEEEMIDKNMQRVSSILEFGLKCSADSPGNRINMKQALAELQKIKHRFLQ, translated from the exons ATGAAAGCAATTTACTTGAGTTCTTGCTCTGTATATAAAGGAATTCTTAACAATGGGAAGGACATAGTTGTCAAGGTGTTTAACATGCAACTAGAAGGTATTTCAAGAATATTTGATGTCGAATGTGAAATACTACGTAGCATTCGACACAGGAATCCGATAAGCGTTATAAGCTGTTGCTCCAATGAAGAGTTCGAGGCATTAGTACTTGAATATATGCCAAAGGGGAACCTTGAAAAATGGTTATATTCCCACAACTATTGCTTGAATATGATGgaaagattgaatataatgattGATGTTGCATTTGCTTTGGAGTATCTTCACCATGGTTATTCAATGCCCATTGTCCACAGCGACTTGAAGCCTAGTAATGTGCTGTTAAATGAAGACATGGTTGCCCATGTAAGTGACTTTGGGATAGCAAAGTTGTTATGCGATGGAGATAGCTCTGTGTTAACCAACACGCTAGCAACATTGG AGTATGGTTTGGAAGGGCTAGTTTCAACAAGGTGTGATGTGTATAGCTACGgggtgatgttgattgaaactTTTACGAGAAAAAGGCCTAGCGATGATATGTTTTGCGGAGATATGAGCTTACAGAGATGGGTAGAACTCTCACTTTCGGAGACCCCAGATGAAGTGATAGATGCCAACTTAGTCATGaatttggaggaagaaatgaTTGACAAGAATATGCAGCGTGTATCATCCATACTTGAATTCGGTCTGAAATGCTCTGCCGACTCTCCCGGGAATAGAATCAACATGAAACAAGCACTTGCAGAGTTGCAGAAAATCAAACATCGATTTTTGCAATGA